A window of Drosophila gunungcola strain Sukarami unplaced genomic scaffold, Dgunungcola_SK_2 000016F, whole genome shotgun sequence contains these coding sequences:
- the LOC128263689 gene encoding uncharacterized protein LOC128263689, with protein MPMLGRFRWHQTEHDRMPQLLQREQQPGEGVDDFVHAMQQLAARMKRPLSERQLIKIIKKGLRESIARFVYAMDVLTVDELRKECCEVERSTGRRGRATYTQPMRYSPAEKAKVSEAIGPDPGEDPPFRVGCWNCRAVDHGFRDCAATERRLFCYRCGKPDTVSPKCPDCAENGRLGDPRAERMRPDRSPAEKKSW; from the coding sequence GTTCCGATGGCACCAGACGGAGCACGACCGGATGCCCCAACTTCTGCAGAGGGAGCAGCAGCCCGGAGAAGGAGTTGACGATTTCGTCCACGCGATGCAGCAGTTAGCGGCACGAATGAAAAGGCCACTGTCAGAGCGACAGTTGATTAAGATAATTAAAAAGGGCTTGAGGGAGAGCATCGCAAGGTTTGTCTACGCGATGGATGTGCTCACGGTGGATGAACTCCGGAAAGAGTGCTGCGAGGTGGAACGCAGTACTGGACGACGTGGACGGGCCACGTACACGCAGCCGATGCGCTATTCTCCCGCAGAGAAGGCCAAGGTTAGCGAGGCTATTGGCCCAGATCCTGGTGAGGATCCTCCGTTCCGAGTCGGCTGCTGGAATTGCAGAGCCGTGGATCACGGGTTCCGTGACTGCGCAGCAACAGAACGCAGACTGTTCTGCTACCGATGTGGGAAGCCAGACACCGTGTCTCCCAAATGTCCGGATTGTGCGGAAAACGGTCGGCTGGGCGATCCGAGGGCGGAGAGGATGCGTCCAGACAGGAGTCCCGCAGAGAAGAAAAGTTGGTag